One window of the Candidatus Microbacterium colombiense genome contains the following:
- a CDS encoding TPM domain-containing protein, translated as MKTRWLACAGVILAFMVAGLGATSATATAPVTFGSTHVVDEANALSDSELQSAETRLSELTQASGLDLFVVFVDEFTDPTDADGWANAVAEQNGMGTRDYVLAVAIDQRNYAFSADSGGPISASQQDQIEQAIEQKLSGDDWAGAITAAADQMQGDGGAGFLTVLLILVVIVVIAVVIWLIVRSVKKSRRAADVRRRGAMPDQPDPNDPFSTLTDEQVATQAGSALVQADDAITSSKEELGFAIAQFGEQTTAEFSQAVDAAKAKMSEAFDLKQKLDDEIEDTVQDRRAWHIRIIGIAEEIDDLLDANTEAFDALRKLEQNAPVELERVRRERAALDPLLADATPTLSRLTGIYDAAALSTVSDNPAQAQERAALADRSIDAAAQAITAERSGEAAFAIRTAEQAVAQAAQLVQAISALGAELAAIETQSRALFSELQGDISAARQLPDPQRSIAATIAATEAQLHRAQENLGGASRSPQQVLAALTAANAQIDAVIAQGREDVERVRRAQQMLEQTLTQANSEIRSGREFIETRRGTVGSTARTRLSQAEDSLTRALDLRASDPEASLTEANRALELARQATASAQADVQSYAPSQSQNGGWGNGPFGGSNSGGSGLGGDILGGIIGGLLSGGGGGSSSRGSSWRSTGGSGGFRSSGFGGGGRSSGGGRRSGGGRF; from the coding sequence ATGAAGACTCGGTGGCTGGCTTGTGCAGGGGTGATCCTGGCCTTCATGGTCGCCGGTCTGGGAGCAACGAGCGCCACGGCAACGGCTCCGGTCACCTTCGGTTCCACCCACGTCGTCGACGAGGCCAACGCGCTCAGCGACAGTGAGTTGCAGTCCGCCGAGACACGCCTCTCCGAACTCACGCAGGCGAGCGGCCTCGATCTCTTCGTGGTGTTCGTCGACGAGTTCACGGACCCGACCGACGCCGACGGATGGGCGAACGCCGTCGCCGAGCAGAACGGCATGGGCACCAGGGACTATGTCCTCGCGGTCGCCATCGATCAGCGCAATTACGCGTTCAGCGCAGACTCCGGTGGCCCCATCAGCGCCTCCCAGCAGGATCAGATCGAGCAGGCGATCGAGCAGAAGCTGAGCGGCGACGACTGGGCGGGCGCCATCACCGCCGCCGCCGACCAGATGCAGGGAGACGGCGGAGCAGGCTTCCTGACCGTCCTCCTGATCCTCGTGGTGATCGTGGTGATCGCCGTCGTCATCTGGCTCATCGTGCGCTCCGTGAAGAAGTCGCGGCGCGCCGCCGATGTGCGGCGCCGTGGCGCGATGCCTGATCAGCCCGACCCGAACGATCCCTTCTCCACGCTCACAGATGAACAGGTCGCCACCCAGGCCGGGTCCGCCCTCGTGCAGGCCGACGACGCCATCACCTCCAGCAAGGAGGAGCTCGGCTTCGCGATCGCGCAGTTCGGAGAGCAGACCACCGCCGAGTTCAGCCAGGCCGTCGACGCGGCGAAGGCGAAGATGTCCGAGGCCTTCGACCTCAAGCAGAAGCTCGATGACGAGATCGAGGACACCGTCCAGGACCGGCGAGCCTGGCATATCCGCATCATCGGCATCGCCGAGGAGATCGACGACCTCCTCGATGCCAACACCGAGGCCTTCGACGCCCTGCGCAAGCTCGAACAGAATGCGCCTGTCGAGCTCGAGCGGGTTCGTAGGGAACGCGCCGCCCTGGATCCGCTCCTCGCCGATGCCACGCCCACGTTGTCGCGACTGACCGGCATCTATGACGCCGCAGCACTGAGCACGGTGTCGGACAATCCTGCGCAGGCCCAGGAACGCGCGGCGCTGGCCGATCGTTCCATCGACGCCGCCGCACAGGCGATCACCGCGGAAAGATCCGGCGAGGCCGCGTTCGCGATCCGCACCGCCGAACAGGCCGTCGCCCAGGCCGCACAGCTCGTGCAGGCGATCAGCGCGCTCGGCGCTGAGCTCGCCGCGATCGAGACGCAGTCGCGTGCGCTGTTCAGCGAGCTGCAGGGCGACATCAGTGCCGCCCGGCAGCTTCCCGATCCACAGAGATCGATCGCCGCGACGATCGCGGCGACCGAAGCCCAGCTGCATCGGGCGCAGGAGAACCTCGGCGGCGCCTCCCGCAGCCCTCAGCAGGTGCTCGCGGCGCTGACAGCGGCGAATGCGCAGATCGATGCCGTGATCGCGCAAGGACGAGAAGACGTCGAGCGCGTGCGCCGTGCGCAGCAGATGCTCGAGCAGACTCTCACTCAGGCGAACTCGGAGATCCGCTCCGGCCGCGAATTCATCGAGACGCGCCGCGGCACCGTGGGTTCGACGGCCCGCACCCGCTTGTCTCAGGCGGAAGACAGCCTGACCCGAGCACTCGACCTGCGCGCGAGCGATCCCGAAGCCTCGCTGACAGAGGCGAATCGGGCGCTCGAACTCGCGCGACAGGCGACCGCTTCCGCGCAAGCCGACGTGCAGTCCTATGCGCCGAGCCAGAGTCAGAACGGCGGCTGGGGCAACGGTCCGTTCGGCGGATCGAACTCCGGAGGGTCCGGCCTCGGCGGCGACATCCTCGGCGGGATCATCGGCGGCCTCCTCTCCGGCGGTGGCGGTGGCTCGTCGTCCCGCGGCAGCAGCTGGCGCTCAACCGGCGGCAGCGGCGGCTTCCGCAGCTCCGGCTTCGGCGGTGGCGGACGTTCCAGCGGCGGGGGACGCCGCTCCGGAGGTGGACGCTTCTGA
- a CDS encoding DUF3097 domain-containing protein gives MDDRYGSDVLAAGWRERAAKPVPEVPAEMDLVVEVALDGFCGAVTRVQGGNVELEDRAGRRRLFPLGGGFLIDGTAVRLKPPAAKSQAARRTASGSFVVADQRARIALPSRILVEGKHDAELVEKVWGADLRVEGVVVEFLQGVDLLDELLTAEPPSASRRYGVLVDHLVPGSKESRIAEAVSRGPHGRHVRIVGHPFVDVWQCVTPRALGISRWPEIPRGTDWKTGICQAFGWPYETQGDTGRAWQHILSKVHTYRDLEPALLGRVEELIDFVTAPAA, from the coding sequence ATGGACGACAGGTACGGATCCGATGTGCTGGCTGCCGGGTGGCGCGAACGAGCCGCGAAGCCGGTGCCGGAGGTGCCGGCAGAGATGGATCTCGTCGTGGAGGTCGCGCTCGACGGCTTCTGCGGAGCGGTGACTCGAGTGCAGGGCGGAAACGTCGAGCTCGAGGATCGTGCCGGCCGCAGACGGCTGTTCCCCCTGGGAGGGGGCTTTCTCATCGACGGCACGGCCGTGCGCCTGAAGCCACCGGCGGCGAAGTCTCAGGCGGCCCGTCGCACCGCCTCGGGTTCGTTCGTTGTCGCCGACCAGCGCGCTCGCATCGCTCTGCCCAGCCGGATCCTCGTCGAGGGAAAGCACGATGCGGAACTGGTGGAGAAGGTGTGGGGTGCCGACCTGCGCGTGGAGGGCGTCGTGGTGGAGTTCCTCCAGGGCGTGGATCTGCTCGATGAGCTGCTGACGGCCGAGCCGCCCAGCGCGTCGCGCCGGTACGGCGTGCTCGTCGATCACCTCGTACCGGGGTCCAAGGAATCCCGCATCGCGGAGGCCGTGTCCCGCGGCCCGCATGGGAGACACGTGCGCATCGTCGGGCATCCGTTCGTCGATGTCTGGCAGTGCGTGACCCCGCGCGCACTGGGCATCTCACGATGGCCGGAGATCCCGCGCGGCACCGATTGGAAGACCGGTATCTGTCAGGCCTTCGGATGGCCGTACGAGACGCAGGGCGATACCGGTCGCGCGTGGCAGCACATCCTCAGCAAGGTTCACACCTACCGCGACCTGGAGCCCGCCCTGCTCGGCCGGGTCGAAGAGCTCATCGACTTCGTGACGGCGCCCGCGGCGTGA
- the trmB gene encoding tRNA (guanosine(46)-N7)-methyltransferase TrmB has translation MPEPRTFRDEPVSFVRRSGRMSDAQERAFSELGPHYLLDVPRDVAWTSVHPEARLEPAAEYGRVADLYVEIGSGQGHAIVAAASSRPGDDFLAVEVFRAGLARTMLDADREGARNLRVVEANAPEVLSSYLPEGAAREVWIFFPDPWHKSKHNKRRLVRPGFGETAARALRDGGLLRLATDWEDYALQMRDVLDADPLVERAFDGEWAERFDGRVMTAFERKGLAKGRDIRDLVYRRRSRA, from the coding sequence ATGCCTGAACCCCGCACTTTCCGCGATGAGCCGGTGTCCTTCGTGCGTCGGAGCGGCCGCATGTCCGACGCGCAGGAGCGCGCCTTCTCCGAGCTCGGTCCGCACTACCTGCTCGATGTGCCGCGTGACGTCGCCTGGACCTCGGTGCACCCGGAGGCACGTCTGGAGCCGGCGGCGGAGTACGGACGCGTCGCGGACCTGTATGTGGAGATCGGTTCCGGTCAAGGGCACGCCATCGTCGCGGCGGCGAGCTCCCGACCCGGCGATGACTTCCTGGCGGTGGAGGTGTTCCGGGCAGGGCTCGCCCGCACGATGCTCGACGCCGACCGCGAGGGCGCCCGCAATCTGCGCGTGGTCGAGGCGAACGCCCCCGAGGTGCTCTCCTCGTATCTGCCGGAGGGCGCGGCGCGCGAGGTGTGGATCTTCTTCCCCGATCCGTGGCACAAGAGCAAGCACAACAAGCGCCGACTCGTGCGCCCCGGTTTCGGCGAGACGGCGGCGCGTGCGCTCCGTGACGGTGGACTGCTCCGCCTCGCCACCGACTGGGAGGACTACGCCCTGCAGATGCGGGACGTCCTCGATGCGGATCCGCTCGTCGAGCGCGCCTTCGACGGCGAATGGGCCGAGCGCTTCGACGGACGTGTGATGACCGCGTTCGAGCGCAAGGGCCTCGCGAAGGGTCGCGACATCAGAGACCTCGTCTACCGGCGTCGCTCGCGCGCATGA
- a CDS encoding CPBP family intramembrane metalloprotease, whose product MSLPRVSEARADSTVWPGVAPAVLVCAAAPAFFVLEIPWLGWILLAAGIAAAWWIERGRVVGSAPSLTRDLSLIALGLLIVSVIPLAAELDNLAMLRFTLALGGAVAVPYLVSRYLYRDRAIGFPWRTHRRWGRLQWGWLVAVLVLGWLILPFYFITSGVYQNWPVVDSPDLIARLFVGVGAVGIWDELFFICTVFALLRRHFPNALANVLQSIVFVSFLWELGYREWGPLLTIPFALLQGFIFLRTHSLAYVVTVHLLFDAVVFAVLVHAHNPGLLPIFLV is encoded by the coding sequence ATGAGTCTCCCGCGAGTGAGCGAAGCGCGAGCGGACTCCACCGTCTGGCCGGGTGTCGCCCCTGCCGTCCTCGTCTGCGCGGCGGCTCCCGCGTTCTTCGTACTGGAGATCCCCTGGCTGGGGTGGATCCTCCTGGCTGCCGGCATCGCCGCCGCCTGGTGGATCGAACGGGGTCGAGTCGTGGGCTCTGCGCCGTCGCTCACGCGCGACCTCTCGTTGATCGCTCTCGGGTTGCTCATCGTGAGCGTCATCCCGCTGGCCGCCGAACTCGACAATCTGGCGATGCTCCGCTTCACACTGGCACTCGGCGGCGCGGTCGCCGTGCCGTACCTGGTCTCGCGATATCTGTATCGAGATCGAGCGATCGGCTTTCCCTGGCGTACGCATCGGCGGTGGGGGAGGCTCCAGTGGGGATGGCTGGTGGCGGTGCTCGTGCTGGGCTGGCTCATCCTGCCCTTCTACTTCATCACCAGCGGGGTCTACCAGAACTGGCCGGTCGTCGACAGTCCCGACCTGATCGCTCGACTCTTCGTCGGGGTGGGCGCAGTGGGCATCTGGGACGAGCTGTTCTTCATCTGCACGGTCTTCGCGCTGTTGCGACGTCACTTCCCGAACGCGCTCGCGAACGTGCTGCAGTCGATCGTCTTCGTGTCGTTCCTGTGGGAGCTCGGCTATCGCGAGTGGGGGCCGCTCCTGACGATCCCGTTCGCCCTGCTGCAGGGGTTCATCTTCCTTCGCACCCACTCACTGGCGTATGTGGTCACGGTGCATCTGCTCTTCGACGCGGTGGTCTTCGCCGTGCTGGTGCATGCACACAACCCGGGTCTGCTGCCGATCTTCCTCGTCTAG
- a CDS encoding DUF1304 domain-containing protein gives MLIVGLVLAAAAAAFHVFIFALESLKWTEPETRKIFGVASEADAITMKQLAFNQGFYNLFLALTALLGVGLTIVGFSTVGLTLVFAGTGMMLAAALVLVLADRTKVRAATMQGTLPLLAVVATAIGLAVS, from the coding sequence ATGCTCATCGTCGGTCTCGTCCTCGCAGCCGCTGCTGCCGCCTTCCACGTCTTCATCTTCGCGCTCGAGTCGCTCAAGTGGACCGAGCCGGAGACGCGCAAGATCTTCGGCGTCGCCTCGGAGGCGGATGCCATCACGATGAAGCAGCTCGCATTCAACCAGGGCTTCTACAACCTGTTCCTCGCTCTCACCGCCCTGCTCGGTGTCGGCCTGACGATCGTCGGGTTCTCCACCGTGGGACTGACGCTGGTGTTCGCCGGCACCGGCATGATGCTGGCCGCAGCTCTCGTGCTCGTCCTCGCGGATCGCACGAAGGTGCGCGCGGCGACGATGCAGGGCACCCTGCCGCTTCTCGCTGTGGTCGCCACGGCGATCGGCCTCGCCGTCAGCTGA
- a CDS encoding RidA family protein, whose amino-acid sequence MDISLMQPQGLVTSPAFSHVAVVPPGATMIYVGGQNGIDAGGTLVSDDAAEQSLRAVENARIALAAADAGLDDVIAWTVLIHQDADLRAAYGAVASTLARDGAPPLVTAALVAGLGVPGALIEVSAVAAVDRG is encoded by the coding sequence ATGGACATCTCACTCATGCAGCCCCAGGGCCTGGTCACCAGCCCCGCGTTCAGCCACGTCGCCGTCGTGCCGCCGGGGGCGACGATGATCTATGTCGGTGGCCAGAACGGCATCGATGCCGGAGGCACTCTGGTCTCCGACGATGCCGCAGAGCAATCGCTCCGCGCCGTGGAGAACGCCCGCATCGCCCTCGCAGCGGCCGATGCCGGTCTCGACGATGTGATCGCGTGGACGGTACTCATCCATCAGGACGCGGACCTGCGCGCCGCCTACGGCGCTGTCGCGTCGACGCTCGCGCGAGACGGAGCACCGCCCTTGGTCACGGCTGCACTCGTCGCGGGCCTCGGGGTTCCGGGCGCGCTGATCGAGGTGAGCGCCGTCGCCGCCGTCGACCGCGGCTGA
- a CDS encoding zinc-binding dehydrogenase: MRALIHPKFGEAEEVLSVEDGPVPEPAAGQVRLRIVLSPIHNHDLWTVRGTYGFKPELPAASGTEALGIVDALGEGVDHLVVGQRVATGGTFGAWAEYIVANAAGLIPVPDSLSDESAAQLVSMPFSTISLLQFLDVKEGDWIVQNAANGAVGRMLAQLGAARGVHVLGLVRRSAGVEELRSQGITNVIATDQDDWREQAARLVGDAPIVAGVDSVGGSASGDVLSLLGEGGTLVAFGAMNSPVMEIASSDVIFKQATVKGFWGSKVIQQLDAATRGSLFSELIQRVTDGTLTLPVAGVFDAADIADAVRMSKTPGRVGKVLLRF, encoded by the coding sequence ATGCGCGCACTCATCCACCCGAAGTTCGGCGAGGCCGAAGAGGTCCTGTCCGTCGAGGACGGTCCCGTCCCCGAGCCCGCGGCCGGACAGGTGCGGCTGCGCATCGTCCTCTCCCCCATTCACAACCACGATCTGTGGACCGTGCGCGGCACCTACGGATTCAAGCCGGAACTGCCCGCGGCCTCGGGCACCGAGGCGCTCGGCATCGTCGACGCGCTCGGCGAGGGCGTCGACCATCTGGTGGTCGGACAACGGGTCGCCACCGGGGGCACCTTCGGCGCCTGGGCGGAGTACATCGTCGCGAATGCCGCCGGCCTCATCCCCGTGCCGGACTCCCTCTCGGACGAGAGCGCCGCGCAGCTGGTGTCGATGCCGTTCAGCACGATCAGCCTGCTGCAGTTCCTCGACGTGAAGGAGGGCGACTGGATCGTCCAGAACGCGGCGAACGGCGCGGTCGGGCGGATGCTCGCGCAGCTCGGTGCTGCTCGCGGCGTGCACGTACTCGGGCTCGTGCGCCGCTCGGCGGGCGTGGAGGAGCTCCGCTCACAGGGCATCACGAACGTCATCGCCACGGACCAGGACGATTGGCGCGAGCAGGCGGCACGCCTCGTCGGAGACGCTCCGATCGTCGCCGGCGTCGACTCCGTGGGCGGCTCGGCATCGGGCGACGTGCTCTCCCTGCTCGGCGAGGGCGGGACTCTCGTCGCTTTCGGAGCGATGAACTCACCCGTCATGGAGATCGCCTCCTCCGACGTGATCTTCAAGCAGGCGACGGTGAAGGGCTTCTGGGGCAGCAAGGTCATCCAGCAGCTCGACGCCGCCACGCGTGGTTCGCTGTTCAGCGAACTGATCCAGCGTGTCACCGACGGCACGCTGACGCTGCCGGTCGCCGGCGTCTTCGATGCCGCCGATATCGCCGACGCCGTGCGGATGAGCAAGACCCCGGGCCGCGTCGGCAAGGTGCTCCTGCGCTTCTGA
- a CDS encoding organic hydroperoxide resistance protein: protein MEALYTAEALATGAGRNGHVATDDGRVEFDLAIPKAMGGSGDGANPEQLFAAGYAACFHSALQSVARAQKVSIEHSSVGARVQIGSNGAGGFGLAVQLEVVIPDLPHDQAQALADAAHQVCPYSNATRGNIDVTITVSDD from the coding sequence ATGGAAGCTCTCTACACCGCCGAGGCTCTCGCCACCGGCGCCGGTCGCAACGGCCACGTCGCAACCGACGACGGTCGCGTCGAGTTCGACCTCGCCATACCGAAGGCGATGGGCGGCAGCGGAGACGGTGCGAACCCCGAGCAGCTCTTCGCCGCAGGATACGCGGCCTGCTTCCACTCCGCGCTCCAGTCGGTGGCACGCGCGCAGAAGGTCTCGATCGAGCACAGCTCCGTCGGCGCCCGTGTGCAGATCGGGTCGAACGGCGCAGGAGGTTTCGGACTCGCCGTGCAGCTCGAGGTCGTCATCCCCGACCTGCCGCACGACCAGGCGCAGGCACTGGCGGATGCCGCACATCAGGTCTGCCCCTACTCGAACGCCACCCGCGGCAACATCGACGTCACCATCACCGTCTCCGATGACTGA
- a CDS encoding MarR family transcriptional regulator has protein sequence MLLNMSVTDEMVCFSLYSAARATTQAYRTLLAPWNLTYPQYLVLALLWHEGEQTIGSLGEAMQLDSGTLSPLVRRLEQAGWVTKARSTNDERVVTVQLTSEGQTLRTDLVRIPAQIAQLSGIHDDAHRRRLITELQQLTSLLQSTDN, from the coding sequence ATGCTCTTGAACATGTCCGTGACCGATGAGATGGTGTGCTTCTCGCTGTACTCGGCTGCCCGCGCCACCACGCAGGCCTACCGCACGCTCCTGGCACCCTGGAACCTCACCTATCCGCAATATCTGGTGCTGGCGCTCCTCTGGCACGAGGGCGAGCAGACGATCGGGTCGCTCGGCGAGGCGATGCAGCTCGACTCCGGCACCCTCTCCCCCCTGGTCCGTCGCCTCGAACAGGCCGGGTGGGTCACGAAGGCCCGCAGCACGAACGACGAGCGGGTCGTCACCGTGCAGCTCACTTCCGAGGGCCAGACGCTGCGCACCGACCTCGTGCGGATCCCCGCCCAGATCGCTCAGCTCTCCGGCATCCATGACGACGCGCATCGACGTCGTCTCATCACCGAGCTGCAGCAGCTCACCTCCCTGCTGCAGAGCACCGACAACTGA
- a CDS encoding DHA2 family efflux MFS transporter permease subunit, which produces MTTISPSAPEATRSAREVFTAISGLVVGMFVAVLSGTVVSTSMPVIIADLGGTQSQYTWVITASLLATAVSTPIWGKLADLVDRKVLVQISLILFTVGTVIAGFSTDTNMLIAVRVVQGIGVGGLMSLVMIAVALIISPRERGKYMGVVGGIMALGTIGGPLLGGLLTDVWGWRSNFFVGVPFAILALVLLQFTLHLPKPQRDTKVSIDYFGIVLLAVGVSTLLIWVSMGGNQFDWDSSTSIMLAVTAAVAIAAFITVEFFVKEPIVPMSLFRNRTFTLSVIASIAIGVSMFATSVFLAQYFQLARGATPTESGLMTIPMIIGQMGASIIIGQLVSRFGKWKGWMLTGSVLATVGVSLMATLRYDTPFPLVAVYMFVLGAGLGMVMQNLTLIVQNDTAPQQLGAASSNVNFFRTIAGTIGVTVMGSILSTSVAGFITDGLRGFTPTTPEEVSALQDLASGDVPKIGQLPDTIRVIVEGAYGHGIADAFIIAIPLAVISIIAIAFIRNKPLSTKNAAEQLREQAEESLIEVSEAEVGASVNTGAIRTADAASTSSSTTGSVTVLEREDRERGR; this is translated from the coding sequence GTGACAACCATTTCCCCCTCCGCACCCGAAGCCACGCGCTCGGCACGCGAGGTCTTCACCGCGATCTCCGGACTCGTCGTCGGCATGTTCGTCGCCGTGCTCTCGGGCACCGTCGTGTCGACCTCGATGCCGGTCATCATCGCCGACCTGGGCGGCACCCAGTCCCAGTACACCTGGGTCATCACCGCCAGCCTTCTGGCGACCGCCGTCTCCACCCCCATCTGGGGCAAGCTGGCCGATCTCGTCGACCGCAAGGTGCTCGTCCAGATCTCGCTCATCCTCTTCACCGTCGGAACCGTGATCGCCGGGTTCTCGACCGACACGAACATGCTCATCGCGGTCCGAGTCGTGCAGGGGATCGGCGTCGGCGGCCTGATGTCGCTCGTGATGATCGCGGTCGCGCTGATCATCTCGCCGCGCGAGCGCGGCAAGTACATGGGCGTCGTGGGCGGCATCATGGCTCTCGGTACCATCGGGGGCCCGCTGCTCGGCGGACTCCTCACCGATGTGTGGGGCTGGCGCTCCAACTTCTTCGTCGGCGTGCCGTTCGCGATCCTCGCCCTCGTGCTACTGCAGTTCACGCTGCACCTGCCCAAGCCGCAGCGCGACACCAAGGTGTCGATCGACTACTTCGGCATCGTGCTGCTCGCGGTCGGCGTCTCGACCCTCCTCATCTGGGTCTCGATGGGTGGCAACCAGTTCGACTGGGACTCCTCGACGAGTATCATGCTCGCGGTCACCGCGGCCGTCGCGATCGCGGCGTTCATCACCGTCGAGTTCTTCGTCAAGGAGCCGATCGTGCCGATGTCGCTGTTCCGCAACCGCACCTTCACGTTGTCGGTGATCGCCTCGATCGCGATCGGCGTCTCGATGTTCGCGACCTCCGTCTTCCTCGCCCAGTACTTCCAGCTCGCTCGTGGCGCCACGCCCACCGAGTCCGGACTGATGACGATCCCGATGATCATCGGTCAGATGGGCGCGTCGATCATCATCGGTCAGCTCGTCAGCCGATTCGGCAAGTGGAAGGGGTGGATGCTCACCGGTTCGGTTCTCGCGACGGTCGGCGTCAGCCTCATGGCGACGCTCCGCTACGACACCCCGTTCCCGCTCGTCGCGGTGTACATGTTCGTGCTCGGCGCCGGCCTCGGCATGGTGATGCAGAACCTCACCCTGATCGTGCAGAACGACACCGCCCCGCAGCAGTTGGGTGCGGCGTCGTCGAACGTGAACTTCTTCCGTACGATCGCGGGCACCATCGGCGTCACCGTCATGGGATCGATCCTCTCCACCAGTGTCGCGGGCTTCATCACCGACGGCCTCCGTGGATTCACGCCCACCACGCCGGAGGAAGTCAGCGCGCTGCAGGACCTCGCCTCAGGCGATGTCCCGAAGATCGGTCAACTGCCCGACACGATCCGTGTGATCGTCGAGGGGGCATACGGCCACGGCATCGCCGACGCCTTCATCATCGCCATCCCGCTCGCCGTGATCTCGATCATCGCGATCGCCTTCATCAGGAACAAGCCGCTGTCGACCAAGAACGCGGCCGAGCAGCTGCGTGAGCAGGCAGAGGAATCCCTGATCGAGGTGTCGGAGGCCGAGGTCGGCGCATCCGTCAACACGGGCGCGATCCGGACCGCCGATGCCGCGTCGACGTCGTCGTCCACCACGGGGTCGGTGACCGTGCTGGAGCGCGAGGACCGGGAGCGCGGGCGCTGA
- a CDS encoding MarR family transcriptional regulator, which yields MIVSDVVMTPDAENALGDLQAHLNLIFARTRSLWKESAARVHPELQVGGYKLLTFIDHTGAANAHELADRFEMDKSVISRQVRMLEEFGLLQAQPDERDGRLRVLTATPAAQAALAELRREHGSRLRAVIGELRPEEIRAASKVFRLLSEV from the coding sequence ATGATCGTCTCCGACGTGGTCATGACACCGGATGCGGAGAATGCGCTCGGAGACCTCCAGGCGCACCTCAACCTCATCTTCGCGCGAACGCGATCGCTGTGGAAGGAATCCGCTGCGCGGGTTCACCCCGAGCTGCAGGTGGGCGGGTACAAGCTGCTCACCTTCATCGACCACACCGGTGCCGCCAACGCGCACGAGCTCGCCGACCGGTTCGAGATGGACAAGTCGGTGATCAGCCGCCAGGTCAGGATGCTCGAGGAGTTCGGACTGTTGCAGGCGCAACCCGACGAGCGTGACGGTCGACTGCGCGTGCTGACGGCGACGCCGGCCGCACAGGCAGCCCTCGCGGAGTTGAGGCGTGAGCACGGCTCCCGTCTCAGGGCCGTGATCGGAGAATTGCGTCCCGAAGAGATCCGTGCGGCCTCGAAGGTGTTCCGGCTGCTGTCGGAGGTCTGA
- a CDS encoding MarR family transcriptional regulator has translation MSVPSDETPAAGSSAPGSISSDGAAIDEAISRVEHELGSLFARIRISWREAAVSVHPDLQPLGYQVLTSIATGKATSAGAIIERLQTDKSAVSRQVRQLEQLGLVESVQDPEDRRARVLVATPLAQEKIALARSRYEKRIGERLRRWSAADLDHFADLLASLGG, from the coding sequence ATGAGCGTTCCGTCCGACGAGACCCCCGCCGCCGGTTCATCCGCCCCCGGGAGCATATCGAGTGACGGCGCGGCGATCGATGAGGCGATCTCGCGGGTGGAGCATGAGCTCGGAAGCCTCTTCGCCCGGATCCGCATCAGCTGGCGCGAGGCGGCGGTGTCCGTGCATCCTGACCTGCAGCCGCTCGGTTACCAGGTGCTCACCTCCATCGCCACGGGGAAGGCGACATCGGCCGGTGCGATCATCGAACGACTGCAGACCGACAAGTCCGCGGTCAGCAGGCAGGTGCGTCAGCTCGAGCAGCTCGGTCTCGTCGAGAGTGTCCAGGATCCCGAAGATCGCCGGGCCCGAGTGCTCGTCGCGACCCCACTCGCGCAGGAGAAGATCGCGCTCGCGCGCTCCCGGTACGAGAAGCGCATCGGCGAGCGGCTGCGTCGCTGGTCGGCGGCCGACCTGGACCACTTCGCCGACCTGCTCGCCTCCCTCGGCGGGTGA